The sequence CGACCATTTTGCCTCCAAGCTCAACGAGCAGTGACATGTCGTCTTTTAGAGGGTCTTTTATCAGCTTTCTCCCATCCACGACATGGCCAACTGATCTATCCCAAGTCGTTCTCTCTATCTCACCGCTTGTGTATACCCCATCAAAAATCTTAACTGGTTTTTCCTTTAGTATAAAGTTGGCTCCGAGTTTTTCTAGATGCTCCTGTGAAAATGGAATTCCAATTTTCCTGCGCTTGGGTTTTAGAGCCACCCTTCTTAAAAATATATCGGGGTGAGCATAAACCACTATGGAGTCTTTTCTCGCTGTTAAAAACTTTTCAAGCCCCCCAGTATGGTCGTAGTGACCGTGAGTAATGAATACTGCATCAATCTCGTTGGGAGATATATTGAGCGCTTCCATATTGTGAAGCAAAATCGTGCCATCCGTACCTGCATCCACCAAAATCTTCCTCCCATTGTGCTCCACAAAAAGAGAAAAGCCATGGGCCCCGAGAAGGCCCTTTTAAACCCTGCATGATTTTCAAATAGCACTACCATCCTCATATTCATCCCTCAAAGGGGAGCTTGCCAAAATCCACTTCCAGTGTTTGGGTTGTCCTCCATACAAATGCTCCTTCTCCTTTAAGAACATGCTTTCTCATATCTCCTTGAGGCACTCCATTAGCTTCATAAATCATGCTCTGCAGATCTGGATCGTTGTAAAGAACTAGCGTTGGTCCCGGTATGTTAAGGAGATTTTCCGCAACGTATCTGGAGCCTAATACTGTAACCCTCCCCCTCATGGGTTGAGTCAATAGAGGAATGGCTGCACTTCCGGGGGTTGTGTAGAAAAGAACCGCCGCATCATCGATTCCTATTAAAGTGCTCCTTCTATCTTTAACAGCCGCCGCAAGGATTAGAAACGCCATTCCCACGGTACTTA comes from Thermococcus litoralis DSM 5473 and encodes:
- a CDS encoding MBL fold metallo-hydrolase yields the protein MEHNGRKILVDAGTDGTILLHNMEALNISPNEIDAVFITHGHYDHTGGLEKFLTARKDSIVVYAHPDIFLRRVALKPKRRKIGIPFSQEHLEKLGANFILKEKPVKIFDGVYTSGEIERTTWDRSVGHVVDGRKLIKDPLKDDMSLLVELGGKMVVITGCGHSGILNIVRHSIKLMNKPIFALVGGFHLTGAKRNILEDAIKGISALGVEKLYPGHCTGFDGICSFMSAFGSKVEPLYVGKEVKFVH